In a genomic window of Styela clava chromosome 7, kaStyClav1.hap1.2, whole genome shotgun sequence:
- the LOC120328145 gene encoding integrator complex subunit 6-like isoform X2, giving the protein MRSRDPASRNDRYMLVTLDEIMFSIKAGWKETHAQLIDRLKSLQAEGLTTLGQALRTSFDLLSVNRLVSGIDTYGQGRSPFFLEPAMIIAITDGGKLSNKNGVQTELHLPMNDPLPGSELTKEPFRWDQRLFSLVLRLPATTTQEPEQLGSVPSDRSPISLMCEVTGGRSYSVTSQKTLMQCLDSLVQKVQGGVVVHFECIDPEKRLLNEVRQPNGLIPGKANGGTNSRSVSPNPLSDPSGNNTGWASLHRMIYVRPSPKSGIPIGHWPLPEAFWPDPNAPSLIPRTAHPILRFSSCETEPLLVTNFPYDKYELEPSPLTQVLLEKKNPNTCWQVYVDNSGKYSDNSPPPCGYLKASSNLSCVNLFVMPYNYPVLLPLINKLIKNKMKMIPSLRVELEDYLKMLPSYYIGAVRKAMRQLGVPNLVPDSLEVGLSHSVLSYFKKLKQQAKASADRIMNSVGHIPPYVNKGISISGRYNTLSVTQLPNFNQILASVTENASLMPKVDLNEFPNFHIGVNSGDGMKGRRMYHNAFDVPRSQLLNQVRKMKVNFHRVLSSNQLTRIRLQDKAELHNQPISTMGNYQEYLKKFPQPLRELDPDTPKRLHTFGNPFKLAKEKGMMIDETEDYDAPSSGNKSGRSGDAGKRNRRKRSASPMRPGTPPVFKKSHLSTPGFVNNQTNPAAVVTNHQTTDNHNSLPHAFLNGETRPPNGALELTEPSAIKTTPSDIAAKLQALKSNLKHNMSEMIELEPKLKHSDLLNGKGSDNMSLSDSMGLTNDSVWKTMHRKHKQKKPKSNKATAEIENANSSIKDTVIKFVRKPGKNDINIFNELQKLKGPKSSWHPVLCSVIKEAHRFKKDNLIQHLKKFEETLEKHLASSPQPHKVDR; this is encoded by the exons GGAAGAAGTCCATTTTTCTTAGAGCCAGCTATGATAATAGCTATTACAGATGGTGGAAAATTGAGCAATAAAAATGGAGTACAAACAGAG CTTCATCTCCCTATGAATGATCCTCTACCTGGTAGTGAACTTACTAAAGAACCATTTCGATGGGATCAACGTTTGTTTTCATTGGTTTTACGCCTTCCTGCAACTACCACTCAAGAACCTGAACAACTCGGAAGTGTTCCCAGTGATCGTTCACCTATCAGTCTTATGTGTGAG GTGACAGGTGGACGATCATATTCGGTCACATCGCAGAAAACTCTCATGCAGTGCTTAGATTCTCTTGTACAAAAAGTGCAAGGTGGAGTAGTCGTACATTTTGAGTGCATTGATCCTGAGAAACGATTACTCAATGAGGTTCGACAACCAAATGGCCTCATACCTGGAAAGGCCAATGGTGGTACAAATAGCAG ATCAGTATCTCCGAATCCACTGTCAGATCCATCTGGTAACAACACAGGCTGGGCATCTTTACATAGAATGATTTATGTCAGACCAAGTCCCAAAAGTGGTATTCCGATTGGCCATTGGCCCCTTCCTGAAGCATTCTGGCCAGATCCGAATGCTCCATCATTG ATACCCAGGACAGCCCATCCAATTTTACGGTTTTCATCTTGTGAGACGGAGCCTTTACTGGTTACTAATTTTCCATATGACAAATACGAATTGGAACCATCACCACTTACACAAGTTCTTCTGGAAAAAAAGAATCCAAACACTTGCTGGCAG gTGTATGTAGACAACAGTGGAAAATATAGCGATAATTCTCCTCCACCCTGTGGTTATCTCAAAGCAAGTTCAAATTTATCTTGTGTCAACTTATTTGTAATGCCATATAATTATCCGGTTCTTCTCCCTTTGATAA ataagttgataaaaAACAAGATGAAAATGATTCCGAGCTTGAGAGTGGAACTTGAAGATTACCTAAAAATGTTACCAAGTTATTATATTGGT GCTGTAAGAAAAGCAATGCGGCAACTTGGAGTTCCAAATCTTGTTCCAGATTCTCTTGAAGTTGGTCTTAGTCATTCTGTactttcatatttcaaaaaattgaagcaACAGGCCAAg GCAAGTGCTGATAGAATAATGAATTCAGTGGGACACATACCTCCTTACGTCAACAAAGGAATCAGCATTTCTGGTCGATACAACACACTTTCTGTGACACAACTTCCCAATTTTAATCAAATTCTCGCTTCTGTAACTGAAAACGCATCCTTGATGCCAAAG GTTGACTTGAATGAATTTCCCAATTTTCACATCGGGGTAAATTCGGGGGATGGTATGAAAGGAAGGCGGATGTATCATAATGCTTTTGATGTTCCAAGATCTCAACTTTTGAATCAAGTTCGGAAAATGAAAGTGAATTTCCACAGAGTTTTATCATCAAATCAGTTAACAAGAATAAGACTTCAAGACAAAG CTGAATTGCACAATCAACCAATTTCAACAATGGGAAACTACCaagaatatttgaagaaatttccCCAACCACTTAGGGAACTTGATCCAGACACACCTAAACGACTTCACACATTTGGAAATCCATTCAAACTGGCAAAAGAAAAG GGCATGATGATTGATGAAACAGAAGATTATGATGCACCATCATCTGGTAATAAATCAGGTAGATCAGGCGATGCCGGAAAAAGAAACAGGAGAAAGCGATCAGCTAGTCCAATGCGACCCGGTACACCACCTGTGTTTAAGAAGAGTCATTTATCCACACCTGGTTTCGTCAACAATCAAACCAACCCTGCTGCTGTGGTTACCAACCATCAGACTACTGATAATCATAATTCTTTACCTCATGCTTTTTTAAATGGAGAAACTCGTCCTCCCAATGGTGCTTTAGAACTGACTGAACCATCTGCAATTAAAACGACTCCTTCTGATATTGCAGCCAAGCTGCAAGCATTGAAATCTAATTTAAAGCATAATATGTCGGAAATGATAGAACTGGAGCCAAAATTGAAGCATTCAGACTTACTCAATGGTAAAGGATCTGATAATATGTCACTAAGTGATTCAATGGGTTTAACAAATGACAGTGTATGGAAAACTATGCATAGAAAACACAAACAGAAAAAACCCAAATCTAATAAAGCAACTGCAGAAATTGAAAACGCAAACTCTAGCATCAAGGATACAGTAATTAAGTTTGTCAGAAAACCAGGAAAAA atgacatcaatattttcaacgagCTTCAAAAATTAAAAGGTCCTAAGTCAAGTTGGCATCCAGTGTTGTGTTCTGTGATCAAAGAAGCACATCGTTTTAAAAAAGATAACTTAATTCAGcacttgaaaaaatttgaa GAAACATTAGAGAAACATTTGGCTTCATCACCGCAACCGCACAAAGTTGATAGATGA